One window from the genome of Musa acuminata AAA Group cultivar baxijiao chromosome BXJ1-4, Cavendish_Baxijiao_AAA, whole genome shotgun sequence encodes:
- the LOC135640041 gene encoding proteasome subunit alpha type-4-like, translating into MSRRYDSRTTIFSPEGRLYQVEYAMEAIGNAGAAIGILARDGVILVGEKKVTSKLLQTSRSTEKMYKIDDHLACAVAGIMSDANILINTARVQAQRYTFAYQEPMPIEQLVQSLCDTKQGYTQFGGLRPFGVSFLFAGWDKNYGFQLYMSDPSGNYSGWKAAAIGANHQAAQSMLKQDYKDDITRDEAVQLALKVLSKTMDSTSLTSEKLELAEIFLEPSGDVKYEVCKPELLEKLLVKHGVTQATTE; encoded by the coding sequence ATGTCTCGCCGCTACGATAGCCGGACAACAATTTTCTCTCCTGAAGGTCGCCTCTACCAAGTGGAGTATGCCATGGAGGCCATTGGCAATGCTGGGGCAGCCATTGGCATCCTAGCACGTGATGGTGTTATCCTAGTTGGTGAGAAGAAGGTCACCTCCAAACTCCTCCAGACATCTCGGTCAACTGAAAAGATGTACAAGATCGATGACCACCTCGCCTGCGCTGTTGCTGGCATCATGTCTGATGCAAACATCCTGATCAACACTGCCCGGGTCCAGGCCCAGCGCTACACCTTCGCCTACCAGGAACCTATGCCTATCGAGCAGCTGGTTCAATCGCTCTGTGACACTAAACAGGGCTACACCCAGTTCGGTGGTCTCCGTCCTTTTGGGGTCTCCTTCCTTTTTGCAGGATGGGACAAAAACTACGGATTCCAGCTGTACATGAGTGATCCTAGTGGTAATTACAGCGGTTGGAAGGCAGCGGCAATTGGTGCCAACCACCAGGCAGCACAATCGATGCTGAAGCAAGACTACAAGGATGATATCACAAGGGACGAAGCAGTGCAACTGGCTCTAAAGGTGCTGAGCAAGACCATGGACAGCACAAGCCTTACATCCGAGAAGCTTGAACTGGCCGAGATTTTTCTTGAGCCTTCTGGGGATGTGAAGTATGAGGTCTGCAAGCCAGAGTTACTGGAGAAGTTGCTGGTGAAGCATGGGGTGACTCAAGCCACCACAGAGTGA